One stretch of Lycium barbarum isolate Lr01 unplaced genomic scaffold, ASM1917538v2 unchr_scaffold_02, whole genome shotgun sequence DNA includes these proteins:
- the LOC132625480 gene encoding uncharacterized protein LOC132625480, translating to MRRLLDLVRASETESVELASHRLRDVVAHWYESWELSRGEGATPATWDEFVTAFTHHFLPPELRRARVDRFLHLQQRGRSVREYNMEFDSLARYAPAIVADMADRMHRYVMGLDRYLIDGCMAVALQADMDIARLQAYALGMEDRHRADYSSRDRDRRPPKRARFAGYSGDSRGGQPQQQQSGRHPPPSGRGTPPQFIGRRSEGAGYSGAGPSSRASGSQLDRGSSSQMRPPRPLCSYCGRQHPGECFRATGACFVCGRQGHHMRDCPARGGTGSSAQSTGSAGGSSSASVAMRPAGRGTPAPAGRGRGRGGASGSSGPSNRIYALASRQDQEASPNVVTG from the exons atgcggcgcttattagatttggtcagggcttcagagactgagtctgttgagttggcttcgcatagactacgggatgttgttgctcactggtatgagtcctgggagctatccaggggtgagggtgctaccccagctacttgggacgagttcgtgactgctttcactcaccactttttgcccccagagttacggcgggcgcgggttgaccgatttttgcatctgcagcagaggggtcggagcgtccgtgagtataatatggagtttgattctttggcccggtatgcacctgccatagtagcagatatggccgatcggatgcacagatacgtgatggggttagaccgctatttgattgatggctgtatggcggtggcattgcaggcagacatggatattgcccgactacaggcttatgccctgggtatggaggaccgacatagagctgattattctagcagagatcgggacaggaggccgcccaagagggccagattcgcaggttattctggagattctcgaggcggacagcctcagcagcagcagtcaggcagacatcctcctccgtcaggccggggtacacccccacagtttatcggcaggagatctgagggtgccggatattcaggggcaggcccgagctctagggcttcaggttcacagttggacagaggttccagcagtcagatgaggccacccagacctttgtgttcctattgtgggagacagcacccgggagagtgtttccgagctacgggtgcatgctttgtgtgcggccgtcagggccatcatatgagagactgtccggctagaggtggtacaggcagttcagctcagtctaccgggtcagccggtggttcatcttcagcctcggtggcgatgcgccctgcggggcgaggtactccagcaccagcaggccgcggcaggggtcgtggcggagcttcgggttctagcggtccttcgaaccgcatttatgccttagccagcagacaggaccaggaggcttcgcctaatgtcgtcacag gatag